A genome region from Cerasicoccus sp. TK19100 includes the following:
- a CDS encoding caspase family protein, which yields MKRLSLILLLQALIAATSWAQFEDLFQSEESDPEHIAQKEAEAKRDRELGPIRLLSPTTHTQPVLGAQASANGQYLLTYDADHFKVWDIEQRIPLVQQLASELPYQSEGSKILGVYFTKTERQVCVVLERQVHFYDDFNFSKPTAFGHHYNALAHCFHGPSQSVFLLSTKEKNYPRETDKPVALVVRQCKNSDENAMAVIAELEVPGNAFDVTRRYASQRSDWQLSLNPDATEMLFYTGPESPTLSIIPGDTPSWKSIDTSKAIVGFLPDGRLLAAQKNSDGYQLSFGTSAADMQNPWVSLSEPHASRQLKISIPPTDEGLLFATTSTTFATYDFTNTIASQGIHLTGQTAEAAAPLIASQKHEQLVLFRNAEDVSQIERFSPERSLMLGAWTTLAWTPDSVYPLDNAFRFIAKRGRQMRLVELLDNGVNGRDLSSLPVNRPIAAIAAPLDGEHWYYFFHGGEYARFNPKSGEALAVKSLGPNRFKHANGYSYSLGGFYGSSASADQRYIALHYNTQAFVFDTDQGSVVDTMQFPNNIAFVPGKGSMVALSPNGQLLAYGYGTSQDGKAIYHLCLYDRATRRERWHKEMDPHQGESFLFNLNFFEQGQQLFATDSGGRQYVTIDAQTGEFTRQPTFAYQGPGPLHFSARGNQYFTTKETKLLQYALPGASLKQSIDLGSQPDFYGPIGSERFILSYRSGASQLQLTDLSKQAVVADIYLFDDEKQWLIRNPQTGLFTSNNDAQEHLFYVRSDHLNPLAAYFDKFYRPRLMGSLIQGLSPKPTLDVEQLRFAPRLTVQIDGPQKRGLTVEDEFETVEVPEESVTLKVTASCEGSPIQDIRIYQNGKLVTGGTRGLFVEDDEPEEADEDQLYEREESFTFTLAEGRNRFRAIAINDQGTESMADEIIVYSADAPEPTNQGLALHLFVVGINEYANPDHNLNYAQADATAVRDLLQKQSANIFSRTQVYSLINEEATRENIIATLENIKAEASPRDAFIFYFAGHGVVSDDALAAFYLAPSDLTQLYGNAQLLRQRGISSYELLEYSRDIAAQKQLFILDACQSEGALKTVAQRGAAEEEAIAQLARSTGTHWLTATASDQTATEFETLGHGAFTYTLLEALQGKADSGDGIVSVNELKAYLESQVPEITEKHKGQAQYPASYGYGQDFPIGTY from the coding sequence ATGAAACGACTTAGCCTAATCCTCCTGTTGCAAGCCCTCATCGCCGCCACTTCCTGGGCGCAGTTTGAGGACCTTTTTCAATCCGAAGAGAGCGACCCGGAGCACATCGCCCAGAAGGAAGCCGAGGCCAAACGCGACCGTGAACTCGGCCCGATCCGCCTGCTCTCGCCCACCACGCACACCCAGCCAGTCCTCGGGGCGCAGGCCTCGGCCAACGGCCAATACTTGCTGACCTACGACGCCGACCATTTCAAAGTGTGGGACATCGAACAGCGCATTCCCCTCGTCCAGCAGTTGGCCAGCGAACTGCCTTATCAAAGCGAAGGCTCCAAAATCCTCGGTGTGTATTTTACGAAAACCGAACGCCAAGTGTGCGTCGTTTTGGAGCGGCAGGTTCATTTTTACGATGACTTCAATTTCAGTAAACCGACTGCATTCGGGCATCATTACAACGCGCTGGCCCACTGCTTCCACGGCCCATCGCAAAGCGTTTTTCTTCTCAGCACAAAAGAGAAAAATTATCCCCGTGAGACTGATAAGCCGGTCGCGCTCGTGGTCCGCCAGTGTAAAAACAGCGACGAGAATGCAATGGCCGTCATCGCCGAACTGGAAGTCCCCGGCAACGCCTTCGACGTCACCCGGCGCTACGCCAGCCAACGCAGCGACTGGCAACTCTCGCTCAATCCCGATGCGACCGAGATGCTCTTTTACACGGGCCCGGAAAGCCCGACACTAAGCATTATACCAGGCGATACACCGTCTTGGAAAAGCATCGACACCAGCAAGGCCATCGTCGGCTTCCTGCCCGATGGGCGGTTGCTTGCCGCGCAAAAAAACAGTGATGGCTATCAGCTAAGTTTCGGCACCAGCGCGGCCGACATGCAAAACCCATGGGTCAGCCTTTCCGAGCCGCATGCCTCGCGCCAGCTCAAGATCAGCATCCCACCAACCGATGAAGGGCTCCTCTTCGCGACCACTTCAACGACGTTTGCGACTTACGATTTCACCAACACGATCGCCAGCCAGGGCATTCATTTAACCGGCCAAACCGCGGAAGCCGCAGCCCCGCTAATCGCGTCTCAAAAGCATGAGCAACTGGTCCTGTTTCGCAACGCAGAAGACGTCAGCCAGATCGAGCGCTTTAGCCCCGAGCGCAGCCTCATGCTCGGTGCCTGGACCACGCTCGCCTGGACGCCTGACAGTGTCTACCCGCTGGACAATGCTTTTCGTTTTATCGCTAAGCGCGGTCGCCAAATGCGCCTCGTCGAGCTGCTCGACAACGGCGTGAATGGACGCGATCTCAGCAGCCTCCCTGTCAATCGCCCCATTGCCGCCATCGCCGCCCCACTCGATGGTGAGCACTGGTATTACTTCTTCCATGGCGGAGAGTATGCTCGCTTCAACCCGAAGTCGGGTGAAGCGCTCGCAGTAAAATCACTCGGCCCGAATCGCTTTAAACACGCTAATGGCTACTCCTACTCGCTTGGCGGTTTCTATGGCAGCTCGGCCTCGGCAGACCAGCGATACATTGCGCTCCATTACAACACGCAGGCCTTCGTGTTCGACACCGATCAAGGCAGCGTTGTCGACACCATGCAATTTCCCAACAACATCGCGTTTGTGCCGGGCAAGGGTTCAATGGTCGCGCTTTCGCCCAACGGCCAACTGCTCGCTTATGGCTACGGCACATCCCAAGACGGCAAGGCGATCTACCACCTTTGCCTCTATGATCGCGCCACACGCCGCGAGCGATGGCATAAAGAGATGGACCCACACCAAGGCGAATCCTTTTTGTTCAACCTAAACTTTTTCGAGCAAGGCCAACAGCTTTTCGCGACCGATAGCGGCGGGCGGCAATACGTTACCATCGATGCGCAAACCGGCGAATTCACCCGCCAACCGACCTTCGCATACCAAGGCCCGGGGCCTCTCCATTTCTCTGCGCGCGGCAACCAATACTTCACGACAAAGGAGACCAAGCTGCTGCAATATGCTTTACCCGGTGCGTCGCTCAAACAAAGCATCGACCTCGGCTCACAGCCTGATTTTTACGGCCCCATCGGCAGTGAGCGCTTTATCCTTTCCTATCGAAGCGGCGCTTCTCAGCTACAGCTCACGGACTTGTCCAAGCAAGCGGTCGTGGCCGACATCTATCTCTTCGACGACGAAAAGCAGTGGCTCATCCGCAATCCGCAGACGGGTTTATTTACCTCCAACAACGACGCGCAGGAACACCTTTTCTACGTGCGCAGCGACCACCTCAACCCGCTGGCCGCCTACTTCGATAAATTTTACCGCCCACGCCTGATGGGATCGCTGATTCAAGGACTCAGCCCGAAGCCCACGCTCGACGTCGAGCAACTGCGGTTCGCTCCACGCCTCACGGTCCAGATCGACGGTCCACAAAAGCGCGGGCTCACAGTGGAAGACGAGTTCGAAACCGTCGAGGTCCCCGAGGAAAGTGTCACGCTGAAAGTCACTGCCAGCTGCGAAGGCAGCCCAATCCAGGACATCCGCATTTACCAGAACGGCAAACTCGTAACCGGCGGCACACGCGGCTTATTTGTCGAGGACGACGAACCAGAAGAAGCCGACGAGGATCAACTCTATGAGCGCGAGGAGAGCTTCACCTTCACCCTCGCCGAAGGCCGCAACCGCTTTCGGGCCATCGCAATCAACGACCAAGGCACGGAATCCATGGCCGATGAAATCATCGTCTATTCCGCAGACGCGCCCGAGCCGACCAACCAAGGCCTCGCGCTACACCTGTTCGTGGTCGGCATCAATGAATACGCCAATCCGGACCATAACTTGAACTACGCCCAGGCAGATGCCACCGCCGTGCGCGACCTCTTGCAAAAGCAAAGCGCCAACATCTTTAGCCGCACGCAGGTTTATTCGCTGATCAACGAGGAAGCGACCCGCGAGAACATCATCGCAACGTTGGAGAACATCAAGGCCGAAGCTTCACCGCGCGATGCTTTCATCTTCTACTTCGCAGGCCATGGCGTGGTGTCTGACGATGCGCTGGCCGCGTTCTACCTGGCCCCGAGCGACCTCACCCAACTTTACGGCAATGCGCAGTTGCTCAGGCAGCGCGGCATTTCCAGTTATGAGTTGCTGGAATACTCACGCGACATCGCAGCACAAAAGCAGCTCTTCATTCTCGACGCCTGCCAGTCCGAAGGCGCATTGAAAACCGTCGCCCAGCGCGGGGCCGCCGAAGAAGAAGCCATCGCTCAACTCGCCCGCAGCACGGGCACGCACTGGCTAACCGCGACCGCCAGCGATCAGACCGCCACCGAATTCGAGACGCTGGGCCACGGCGCATTCACCTATACTCTTCTCGAAGCTTTGCAGGGCAAAGCTGACAGTGGTGACGGCATCGTATCCGTCAACGAGCTCAAGGCCTACCTCGAGAGCCAAGTGCCCGAGATCACCGAAAAGCACAAAGGCCAAGCCCAATACCCCGCCAGTTACGGCTACGGCCAGGACTTCCCCATTGGCACATACTAG
- a CDS encoding helix-turn-helix transcriptional regulator, with protein sequence MNSETNWTFFSNHTHVLVCLARNSQQSLREVAIQVGITERAVQRIVSDLEQSGYLKREKCGRRNTYVIHPEIALRHPLESHRTIGDLLEVVATE encoded by the coding sequence ATGAATTCAGAAACCAATTGGACATTTTTTTCGAATCACACCCATGTCTTGGTCTGTTTAGCACGTAACTCGCAGCAGTCGCTGCGAGAGGTAGCCATCCAGGTTGGTATTACCGAACGGGCAGTTCAAAGAATTGTTTCCGACTTGGAGCAGAGCGGTTATCTCAAGCGAGAAAAATGCGGACGTCGTAATACCTACGTTATCCATCCTGAAATTGCGCTGAGGCATCCACTCGAGTCCCACCGCACGATTGGCGATCTACTCGAAGTCGTGGCGACTGAGTAA
- a CDS encoding ion transporter, whose translation MSEDDLVRLRQQPDISVTRLRLAQWVESKPIQVLIIAVILINAAVLGLETSADLRSQYGGTLKIIDKLCLLVFAVELGIKLFAYRRHFWRSGWNVFDFAVVAIALVPNVGPWSILRSLRILRVLRLMTMVPQLRKVVAAFLHAIPGLSGVILVMAIFFYVTAVLATTLFGTAFPDWFGSLGKSLYSLFQIMTLESWSMGIVRPVMEVYPWAWAFFVPFIVIATFTILNLFIGIIVSTMQELSTLPDLSSKDAELLSSVTRIEDELVKLKDRLKQLQTNAKN comes from the coding sequence ATGAGTGAAGATGATTTAGTGCGTCTGCGGCAGCAGCCCGATATCTCAGTGACGCGTTTGCGCTTGGCGCAGTGGGTCGAATCCAAGCCTATTCAGGTATTGATAATTGCTGTTATTCTGATCAATGCCGCTGTCCTTGGCTTGGAGACGAGCGCCGATCTGAGGTCTCAATATGGCGGGACTCTAAAAATAATCGATAAGCTCTGCCTGCTGGTCTTCGCCGTCGAATTGGGAATAAAGCTCTTCGCCTACCGGCGACACTTCTGGCGCAGTGGGTGGAACGTCTTTGATTTTGCAGTCGTGGCGATTGCTTTGGTGCCAAATGTAGGGCCTTGGTCTATTTTGCGGTCGCTGCGCATCTTGCGTGTGCTGCGCCTTATGACTATGGTCCCGCAATTGCGAAAAGTCGTAGCAGCTTTTTTGCATGCGATCCCGGGACTGTCTGGCGTTATTCTGGTCATGGCGATATTCTTCTATGTAACCGCCGTGCTCGCGACCACACTGTTTGGCACCGCCTTTCCAGACTGGTTTGGATCATTGGGTAAGAGCCTTTACTCGCTCTTTCAGATCATGACTCTGGAAAGCTGGTCCATGGGAATTGTGCGTCCGGTGATGGAGGTTTATCCGTGGGCATGGGCATTCTTTGTCCCGTTCATCGTCATCGCGACCTTCACCATTTTGAATTTATTCATCGGCATCATCGTATCGACGATGCAGGAGCTGTCGACACTGCCAGACTTATCTTCAAAGGATGCTGAGCTATTAAGTTCAGTCACTCGGATTGAAGACGAATTGGTAAAACTCAAAGATCGCCTAAAGCAGCTGCAAACGAATGCTAAGAACTAG
- a CDS encoding universal stress protein produces MKRYKRIVIPLSLTSGSELIVQWAGKVAQLAGSEQVIFVHPMDIGDIPEKAKEKYPWLAAPLGEQAINEMKTLVEESWTGPENTHVGYRAIDRSSQALAVLEVVVETEADLVIVSRENFGHDLAIRLARKAPCSVMVIPKDWPCQLRNILVSVDFSKHCAHAMDIATAFAQAEGLSSIESLHVYDVGRSAHRVTIPQEELLRTTQEYAAQQHREFVDTLDTKGITVNCQEACNLVAPHAVCYEAQELNCDLIVVGCRGKDTVTALLLGSNAEDMLRLSPVPVIAAKAKGSGMQLLEALLAE; encoded by the coding sequence ATGAAACGCTACAAAAGAATCGTGATACCCTTATCGTTAACTTCTGGCAGCGAACTCATCGTGCAGTGGGCTGGGAAGGTCGCTCAATTGGCGGGGTCGGAACAAGTCATTTTCGTCCACCCCATGGACATTGGAGATATTCCAGAGAAGGCCAAAGAGAAGTACCCCTGGCTCGCCGCCCCCTTGGGCGAGCAAGCCATCAACGAAATGAAAACTCTCGTGGAAGAGAGTTGGACCGGCCCAGAGAATACTCATGTGGGCTATCGCGCCATCGATCGCTCCAGCCAAGCCCTTGCCGTTCTAGAAGTCGTCGTCGAAACCGAGGCAGATCTGGTCATCGTCTCGCGGGAAAATTTCGGGCATGATTTGGCTATCCGCCTTGCTCGCAAAGCCCCTTGCTCCGTCATGGTAATCCCCAAAGACTGGCCCTGCCAACTGCGGAACATCCTTGTCTCAGTAGATTTTTCGAAACATTGCGCGCACGCAATGGATATCGCGACCGCATTTGCCCAAGCAGAAGGGTTATCGTCAATCGAGAGTCTACACGTCTATGATGTTGGTCGCTCAGCTCACCGCGTTACGATTCCTCAGGAAGAGCTTTTGCGCACAACCCAGGAATATGCAGCGCAGCAACACCGTGAATTCGTGGACACCTTGGACACGAAAGGAATCACGGTCAATTGCCAGGAAGCCTGCAACCTGGTTGCTCCGCACGCCGTATGCTATGAAGCGCAGGAGTTAAACTGTGATCTCATTGTGGTTGGGTGTCGCGGCAAAGACACCGTGACCGCTTTACTTCTTGGAAGTAATGCCGAGGACATGCTGCGGCTGTCGCCCGTGCCAGTAATTGCCGCCAAGGCAAAGGGCTCAGGTATGCAGCTTCTGGAAGCACTACTAGCCGAATAG
- a CDS encoding caspase family protein, translating into MKNDRLRYGIALLKIACLALLLSLKLQAKTDVTDHGWNAISGWSPDGKHIAVADSFGITIYNAATLKKRFKVDGDASAVGFFSADGRYYYSVDSQGLNRLNLSNAKSTRVAAIENIHRVYTIGNNGEMVVVSRDKPYDVNRYQIHLIRDGKAPRALAEVTPTAGKFVDDVCVFPHKSDDTVLIYATDQTPPKTNWDSATIAGHRFYSLDLKTGKLAPLSTVSEEDAYSYGFSSMRPVVGKDEVFEIADGLKGNYDLFNPYTGKPVRTLSVPGVEFELGAPGVVISKRTVTKDGSTQYFRDYLQSGTLKTIRNVELPGADTLKKLHGFAPYNVDKNTEWLRLDNKLVALDLEQSAITSEHPTEFTFFRPLGQPKGEADTMILLASGDYGTGDKLIKYDLTNNTIQSTQAAPNPIKYSRFAFHPTEPEFVAISSEGDVHAYRIGRAGLSHINRGPEAFFAEYASDGETIFALESYDFPEVVQFDAAQFPVDPKAIRYESSPPATTMPNSLTDLVVSKSGKWLIQTDSYRSYLNRTTDGKQLATLGEHGIPRDSIGTIDSLPTAYAIAPNDASFANLSTQKDWDQNGDVIHRTTLNLTPISDDISDETEPTWSVKLPNAAYRLIGYTDDSQAVRLLNLQSGDIESYAASNGEPTGKQSTQLQLAADSFEDPDLFSPHDLSQSPSGTHLVVKDRQRIDVINLSTGTVTTHTLSDPINEVHFPAGGELFAVQTESGELLFYPLDATESNEPKAVLTFYNDGNDYLLQSANGQFDASRLLQERGVYQQGVALLPLNQIFDQSFEPTLFGSLMSGADLPETALDFEQIARAPTAEIRHNTNYTDRVQLKLSAKSPIGQLTTVQLYQNDKLVKEFDPKARDLFYEEFELPLLPGENQLQLIATNADGIASTPAVATVTPPQSANEAIEERSAERTLHLLVVGVNEYKNSKYNLNYALPDAEAMLEQIRNASGDLYDNIEVYSVFNLDATSAGIIDEFEKVRANAQPQDVFIFYFAGHGVMSTELEQFYIVPSDVTQIYGAADSLEANGISSRQLRALAETVRAQKQVFILDACNSGGALEAFSERGASQEKAIAQLARATGTHWITASSSSQFATEFAELGHGAFTYVLLQGLNGKADAGDQRVTINELKAYLESELPRISKEYKGSPQYPTSYGYGRDFPISVQN; encoded by the coding sequence ATGAAAAACGACCGACTCCGCTACGGCATTGCCTTGTTAAAAATCGCCTGCCTTGCGCTGCTCCTTAGCCTTAAGCTGCAAGCTAAAACCGATGTAACCGACCACGGCTGGAACGCAATCAGCGGCTGGTCGCCGGATGGAAAACACATCGCAGTAGCCGACTCGTTTGGCATTACGATCTACAACGCTGCGACGCTGAAGAAACGCTTCAAAGTGGACGGTGATGCGTCCGCGGTCGGCTTCTTTTCGGCCGACGGGCGCTATTATTACTCGGTCGATTCGCAGGGGCTAAACCGGCTCAACCTCTCCAACGCCAAGTCCACTCGAGTCGCCGCGATTGAGAATATTCACCGCGTTTACACCATAGGCAACAATGGCGAGATGGTCGTCGTGAGCCGTGATAAACCTTACGACGTCAACCGCTACCAAATCCACCTGATCCGCGATGGCAAAGCTCCGCGCGCACTGGCCGAAGTCACCCCCACTGCGGGCAAGTTCGTCGACGATGTTTGTGTGTTCCCGCACAAGTCCGACGACACCGTACTCATTTATGCCACCGACCAAACACCCCCGAAAACCAATTGGGATTCGGCCACGATTGCCGGCCACCGCTTTTACTCACTCGACCTGAAAACGGGCAAGCTAGCGCCGCTCTCCACCGTCTCCGAGGAAGATGCCTACAGCTACGGCTTTAGCTCAATGCGTCCCGTAGTCGGCAAAGATGAGGTCTTCGAAATCGCCGACGGCCTCAAGGGTAACTACGACCTCTTTAACCCCTACACCGGCAAACCCGTGCGCACGCTCTCGGTGCCGGGAGTGGAGTTCGAGCTCGGCGCGCCGGGCGTCGTCATTTCCAAGCGGACAGTCACCAAGGACGGCTCGACCCAATACTTTCGCGACTACCTCCAGAGCGGCACGCTAAAAACGATTCGCAATGTCGAGCTGCCCGGCGCCGACACACTCAAGAAGCTGCATGGCTTCGCCCCCTACAATGTCGACAAGAACACCGAGTGGCTCAGGCTCGACAACAAACTCGTCGCCCTCGATCTGGAGCAAAGCGCCATCACCTCCGAGCACCCAACCGAGTTCACTTTCTTTCGCCCCTTGGGTCAGCCAAAGGGTGAGGCCGACACCATGATCCTCCTTGCATCGGGCGACTACGGCACGGGCGACAAGCTGATCAAGTATGACCTCACGAACAACACCATCCAGTCCACCCAAGCCGCGCCGAACCCGATCAAGTATTCCCGCTTCGCCTTTCACCCAACCGAGCCGGAATTCGTCGCCATCTCTTCCGAAGGAGACGTCCACGCTTACCGCATTGGGCGCGCCGGGCTGAGCCACATTAACCGCGGCCCCGAAGCATTTTTCGCGGAGTATGCCTCCGATGGCGAAACCATCTTTGCCCTCGAAAGCTACGACTTCCCCGAGGTCGTCCAGTTCGATGCCGCGCAGTTTCCCGTAGACCCCAAAGCCATACGCTATGAGTCCTCCCCACCGGCGACAACGATGCCTAACAGCTTAACCGATTTGGTTGTCAGCAAATCCGGCAAATGGCTGATCCAAACCGATAGCTACCGCAGCTATCTCAACCGCACCACCGATGGCAAACAGCTCGCGACCTTGGGCGAACACGGTATTCCGCGAGACAGTATTGGCACCATCGATAGCTTGCCCACGGCCTATGCCATTGCCCCGAATGATGCCAGCTTCGCGAATCTTTCCACCCAAAAAGATTGGGATCAAAACGGTGACGTGATCCACCGCACGACGCTCAACCTAACCCCCATCAGCGACGACATCTCAGATGAGACCGAGCCGACATGGAGCGTCAAGCTGCCCAACGCCGCCTATCGCCTGATCGGCTATACCGATGACTCACAGGCCGTGCGCTTGCTCAACCTGCAAAGCGGGGACATCGAAAGCTACGCCGCCAGCAATGGCGAACCAACCGGTAAACAGTCAACGCAGCTTCAGCTTGCAGCGGATTCATTTGAAGATCCGGACCTGTTTTCTCCACACGACCTTTCACAGAGCCCAAGCGGCACGCACCTCGTCGTCAAAGACCGCCAGCGCATCGACGTGATCAACTTGAGCACCGGGACCGTAACCACGCATACGCTTTCCGATCCCATCAACGAAGTCCACTTTCCAGCGGGCGGTGAATTATTCGCTGTTCAGACAGAGTCCGGCGAGCTGCTTTTCTATCCGCTCGATGCCACTGAGTCCAATGAGCCAAAGGCGGTGCTCACGTTTTACAACGACGGCAATGACTACCTGCTCCAATCGGCCAACGGCCAGTTCGACGCCAGCCGTCTGTTGCAGGAGCGCGGTGTGTATCAACAAGGCGTCGCGCTCCTGCCGCTCAACCAAATCTTCGACCAGTCCTTCGAACCAACACTCTTCGGCAGCCTGATGAGCGGTGCCGATCTGCCCGAGACGGCCCTGGACTTCGAGCAGATCGCCCGCGCGCCCACTGCCGAGATTCGGCATAACACAAACTACACTGATCGCGTCCAGCTAAAGCTCTCAGCCAAGAGCCCGATTGGCCAGCTGACCACCGTGCAGCTTTATCAAAACGACAAGCTCGTGAAGGAGTTCGACCCCAAGGCGCGCGATCTGTTCTACGAAGAATTCGAGCTACCGCTGCTGCCCGGTGAAAACCAACTCCAGCTCATCGCGACCAATGCCGACGGCATTGCCTCCACACCGGCAGTAGCCACCGTCACCCCACCGCAGTCAGCCAACGAGGCCATTGAAGAACGCAGCGCCGAGCGCACCCTGCACCTGCTCGTGGTCGGCGTTAACGAATACAAAAACTCGAAGTATAACCTGAACTACGCACTGCCCGACGCCGAGGCCATGCTCGAACAAATCCGTAACGCCAGCGGAGATCTTTACGACAACATCGAGGTGTATTCCGTCTTCAATCTCGATGCGACCTCAGCCGGCATTATCGACGAGTTTGAGAAAGTCCGCGCCAACGCGCAGCCGCAGGATGTGTTCATCTTTTACTTCGCGGGGCATGGGGTTATGTCGACCGAGCTGGAGCAGTTTTACATCGTGCCCAGTGACGTCACCCAAATTTATGGTGCCGCCGACAGCCTCGAAGCCAACGGCATTTCCAGCCGCCAGCTCCGTGCATTGGCCGAGACCGTGCGCGCGCAGAAGCAGGTCTTTATCCTCGATGCGTGCAACTCGGGTGGCGCACTGGAGGCCTTTTCCGAGCGTGGGGCTTCACAAGAAAAAGCCATTGCCCAGCTCGCCCGCGCCACGGGCACACACTGGATCACCGCGTCCAGCAGCTCGCAGTTTGCGACCGAGTTTGCCGAGCTTGGCCACGGTGCCTTTACCTACGTGCTTCTGCAGGGGCTCAATGGCAAGGCCGACGCCGGCGACCAGCGCGTAACGATCAACGAGCTTAAGGCTTATCTGGAAAGTGAGCTACCCCGCATCAGCAAGGAATACAAGGGCAGCCCGCAGTATCCAACCAGCTACGGTTACGGCCGGGATTTCCCCATCTCCGTGCAAAACTAA